In Salarias fasciatus chromosome 2, fSalaFa1.1, whole genome shotgun sequence, one genomic interval encodes:
- the sfxn1 gene encoding sideroflexin-1, which translates to MAAELSTSINIKEPRWDQSTFVGRAKHFFTVTDPRNVLLTNEQLAHAHKIITDYRQGVVSPDLTEDELWRAKYVFDSAFHPDTGEKMILIGRMSAQVPMNMTITGCMMTFYRTTPAVLFWQWINQSFNAIVNYTNRSGDAPITVSQLGTAYVSATTGAVVTALGLNALTKHVSPLIGRFVPFAAVAAANCINIPLMRQRELQHGIPVTDENDNRLGESTKAAQQAISQVVVSRILMASPGMAIPPFLMNHLEKKAFLKRFPWMSAPIQVSLVGFCLVFATPLCCALFPQKSSIAVSRLEPELQEKIRASHPGVERVYFNKGL; encoded by the exons ATGGCGGCAGAGCTTTCCACTTCCATAAACATCAAGGAGCCCCGGTGGGACCAGAGCACGTTTGTCGGTCGGGCCAAACATTTCTTCACCGTCACAGACCCCAGGAATGTCCTGCTCACCAACGAACAActcgcacacgcacacaaaatcATCACCGACTACAG GCAAGGTGTCGTCTCACCAGATCTGACAGAGGACGAGCTGTGGAGAGCCAAATACGTCTTCGACTCGGCCTTCCATCCTGATACGGGGGAGAAGATGATCCTGATTGGCCGCATGTCCGCACAGGTCCCCATGAACATGACCATCACTGGATGCATGATGACGTTCTACAG GACGACCCCGGCCGTGCTGTTCTGGCAGTGGATCAACCAGTCTTTTAACGCAATAGTCAACTACACCAACCGGAGCGGCGACGCTCCGATCACCGTCAG CCAGCTCGGCACAGCGTATGTGTCTGCCACCACAGGGGCAGTCGTCACCGCTCTAGGACTAAATGCACTAACAAAG cacgtCTCACCTCTGATTGGACGCTTCGTCCCGtttgctgctgtggctgctgctaACTGCATCAACATCCCTCTGATGAGACAGAG GGAGCTCCAGCACGGTATTCCCGTGACAGACGAAAACGACAACAGGTTAGGGGAGTCGACAAAAGCTGCTCAGCAGGCCATCTCTCAGGTTGTGGTCTCCAGGATCCTCATGGCTTCTCCAGGAATGG CTATCCCTCCATTTTTAATGAACCATCTGGAAAAGAAGGCCTTTCTGAAG AGGTTCCCATGGATGAGTGCACCCATTCAAGTCAGCCTGGTGGGATTCTG cCTGGTGTTCGCCACACCGCTGTGCTGCGCGTTGTTCCCTCAGAAGAG CTCCATCGCAGTCAGCCGCctggagccggagctgcaggagaagatcCGGGCCAGCCACCCCGGAGTGGAGAGGGTCTACTTCAACAAAGGGCTATGA
- the LOC115403051 gene encoding UPF0461 protein C5orf24 homolog — translation MMHQVTTSSNDFCMSGLAEDCHPASHFDLCSTQSSKFYPSPATPGLQLSLAGLAPLPQGLHKAAACQLLDTQSDFPTQTVRIRGGEAPGPEGSKKKKGIVKSGRRGRPSGTTKSAGYRTSTGRPLGTTRAAGFKTSPGRPLGTTKAAGYKVSPGRPPGSIKSLTRLKRLELGSDTNKKFDFNNCSAPKKLDFTSCDVPPFPYTMMEKRDLCEPSGKVDEASSSAAVSTGLEKHLVA, via the coding sequence ATGATGCATCAGGTGACCACCAGCAGCAATGATTTTTGCATGAGTGGCCTGGCAGAGGACTGCCACCCAGCCAGCCACTTTGATTTATGTAGCACACAATCCAGCAAGTTCTACCCCTCTCCAGCCACCCCTGGCTTGCAGCTGTCCCTCGCCGGCCTTGCCCCTTTGCCACAGGGCCTACACAAAGCTGCTGCATGTCAGCTGCTAGACACGCAGAGTGACTTCCCCACACAGACGGTGAGAATCAGGGGCGGCGAGGCTCCAGGACCCGAAGGCTCGAAGAAAAAGAAGGGCATAGTGAAATCGGGGCGACGGGGAAGGCCGTCGGGGACCACGAAGTCCGCCGGGTACCGTACAAGTACGGGACGCCCGCTCGGGACGACCAGAGCCGCCGGGTTCAAAACCAGCCCGGGGAGGCCTCTGGGAACAACCAAAGCCGCAGGATACAAAGTCAGCCCCGGTCGGCCGCCCGGCAGCATCAAGAGTCTGACCCGGCTCAAGAGGCTTGAGCTCGGCTCCGACACCAACAAGAAATTTGACTTTAACAACTGCAGCGCTCCTAAGAAACTGGACTTCACCAGCTGTGATGTCCCACCATTCCCATACACTATGATGGAGAAAAGAGACCTCTGTGAGCCCAGTGGGAAAGTGGATGAAGCCAGTAGCTCAGCAGCTGTCTCCACTGGACTTGAAAAACATTTGGTTGCATGA
- the LOC115403042 gene encoding serine/threonine-protein phosphatase 2A catalytic subunit alpha isoform-like: protein MDDKSFTKELDGWIEQLNECKQLTENQVKVLCEKAKEILTKESNVQEVRCPVTVCGDVHGQFHDLMELFKIGGRSPDTNYLFMGDYVDRGYYSVETVTLLVSLKVRFRERITILRGNHESRQITQVYGFYDECLRKYGNANVWKYFTDLFDYLPLTALVDNQIFCLHGGLSPSIDTLEHIRALDRLQEVPHEGPMCDLLWSDPDDRGGWGISPRGAGYTFGQDISETFNHANGLTLVSRAHQLVMEGYNWCHDRNVVTIFSAPNYCYRCGNQAAIMELDDTLKYSFLQFDPAPRRGEPHVTRRTPDYFL from the exons ATGGACGACAAGTCTTTCACCAAGGAGCTGGACGGATGGATCGAGCAGCTGAACGAGTGCAAACAGCTCACAGAGAATCAGGTCAAAGTCCTCTGCGAAAAG GCCAAGGAGATCTTGACAAAGGAGTCAAACGTGCAGGAGGTGAGATGCCCAGTGACGGTCTGCGGAGACGTTCATGGGCAGTTCCATGACCTGATGGAGCTGTTTAAGATTGGGGGGAGGTCTCCAGACACAAACTACCTCTTCATGGGAGACTACGTTGACAGAGGCTACTACTCTGTGGAGACAGTTACACTTCTGGTTTCTCTTAAG GTACGGTTCCGTGAGCGAATCACAATCCTGCGAGGAAACCACGAAAGCAGACAGATCACGCAAGTTTACGGCTTTTACGATGAGTGCTTAAGAAAATATGGAAATGCAAATGTTTGGAAGTACTTTACAGATCTGTTCGACTATCTGCCGCTCACCGCACTGGTAGACAACCAG ATATTCTGCCTCCATGGAGGATTATCCCCCTCAATAGACACACTGGAACACATCAGAGCGCTGGATCGCTTGCAAGAGGTTCCTCATGAG GGTCCGATGTGTGACTTGTTATGGTCGGACCCAGATGACCGCGGGGGCTGGGGCATATCGCCCCGCGGAGCCGGGTACACTTTCGGGCAGGACATTTCAGAAACGTTCAATCATGCAAACGGCCTGACTTTGGTTTCGAGAGCCCACCAACTGGTGATGGAG GGTTATAACTGGTGCCACGACCGCAACGTAGTCACAATCTTCAGTGCACCAAACTATTGCTATCGCTGCGGGAACCAGGCAGCGATCATGGAGCTTGATGACACATTGAAATACTCCTT CTTACAGTTTGACCCGGCGCCACGCAGAGGAGAGCCGCACGTGACACGGCGCACGCCGGACTACTTCCTGTGA
- the atp7a gene encoding copper-transporting ATPase 1 — protein MTQKVDLCSVSIGVEGMTCGSCVQSIEKRIGSLQGVIHIKVSLEQKNASVIFDQSRQTPGSLSEAIEDMGFESSVPEGSAATPVSTDTQLIATSGLTPAAHLEALDRLSKVQGVLDVTEDPSHLGLTVSFVSSLTSTQQLNEVVASVAPPEVPAPCSPVQKGPALLPASTAGSGVTLLKLCIEGMTCHSCTTTIEGKIGKLKGIEKIKVVLDSQEATVVYLPYLISVQTIIDQIAVAGFRASVKSKPRPLQLSPSEIERLADSHRPAVSSPSESSEETEIFIDTVLVMLRVKGMHCRSCVFNIQDNISVIPGVSSVEVSLEKESASICYDPLRLTVAQLQQAIEALPPGNFKTQPWDSSDALSPVSLSPPPALPSLRPAGATKQPAASQPCFIQPLASVATIHIKGMTCNSCVQSIEGVISQRKGVTSAQVSLADEKGFFEYDPLLTTPEELRDAVEDMGFEASLPETNPLLPAPDPILSKSSSAALLKVKELDNDFHKEAAQGRGEETHSKCYIQIGGMTCASCVSNIERNLKNEPGVHSVLVALMASKAEVRFNPEVIDPVKIAECVKELGFTASVMENYEGSDGNLELVVRGMTCASCVHKIESSLMREKGVIYASVALATNKAHIKYDSEIIGPRDIIKLIENLGFEASLVRRDRTASHLDHSKEIRQWRKSFLISLVFCVPVMGMMIYMIVMDHQMNVSHHHNATMEDRNLYHSTMFLERQLLKGLSIMNLLSFIFCLPVQFIGGRHFYIQAYKAVKHKSANMDVLIVLATSIAFSYSVVVLLVAMVEKAPVNPITFFDTPPMLFVFISLGRWLEQIAKSKTSEALSKLMSLQATEATVVTLSSDNSILSEEQVDVELVQRGDVVKVVPGGKFPVDGRVIEGHSMADESLITGEAMPVTKKPGSSVIAGSINQNGSLLVSATHVGMDTTLSQIVKLVEEAQTSKAPIQQYADKISGYFVPFIVGISLLTLIAWIFIGFLDFSIVQMYFPGYDKSISTAEAVIRFAFQASITVLCIACPCSLGLATPTAVMVGTGVGAQNGILIKGGEPLEMAHKVQSVVFDKTGTITYGAPKVIQVKIVVEGNKMPRSRLLAIVGTAENNSEHPLGAAITKYCKQELGTESLGACTDFQAVPGCGIRCQVSNTETLLKQADSDSEDNNQRNSILVQISDTRTSPSSHPLIMDPQPISLVQTATYTVLIGNREWMRRNCLQIRPDIDEAMVEHERRGRTAVLVAVDNLLCAMIAIADTVKPEAELAVHTLTSMGLEVVLMTGDNSKTARAIAAQVGIRKVFAEVLPSHKVAKVEQLQQAGKRVAMVGDGVNDSPALAMADVGIAIGTGTDVAIEAADVVLIRNDLLDVVGSIDLSKKTVKRIRINFVFALIYNLVGIPIAAGVFLPVGLVLQPWMGSAAMALSSVSVVLSSLLLKCYSKPTAEKLEARLGGGRRQGSLSDVSVHIGMGEARRPSPKLSLLDRIVNYSRASINSLRSDKHSLNSLALSEPDKHSLLVGEALCEEEFC, from the exons ATGACACAGAAAGTCGACCTGTGTTCAGTTTCCATCGGAGTGGAGGGGATGACCTGTGGCTCTTGTGTCCAGTCCATAGAGAAGCGCATCGGGTCCCTCCAAGGAGTGATACACATTAAG GTATCATTAGAGCAGAAGAATGCCTCCGTCATATTTGATCAGAGCCGGCAAACCCCAGGGTCTCTGTCGGAGGCCATCGAGGACATGGGCTTTGAATCAAGTGTACCAGAGGGCAGCGCAGCCACACCGGTCTCCACAGACACCCAGCTGATCGCCACCTCGGGCCTGACTCCTGCAGCTCACCTAGAAGCTTTGGACAGACTCTCGAAAGTTCAGGGAGTGCTGGATGTCACAGAAGACCCGTCCCACCTTGGTCTCACAGTCTCCTTTGTTTCCTCCCTGACCTCCACGCAGCAGCTGAACGAAGTGGTGGCCAGTGTCGCTCCTCCGGAGGTCCCCGCTCCCTGCAGCCCTGTGCAAAAAGGCCCGGCCTTGTTGCCAGCGAGCACAGCAGGGAGTGGGGTGACGCTCCTGAAGTTATGCATTGAAGGAATGACCTGTCATTCCTGTACGACAACTATTGAAGGGAAAATCGGGAAGCTAAAAGGAATTGAAAAGATCAAAG ttgTTTTAGATTCTCAGGAAGCCACAGTTGTCTACCTGCCTTACCTCATCTCTGTCCAGACCATCATCGACCAGATTGCTGTGGCCGGCTTCAGAGCCTCAGTGAAGTCCAAGCCCCGTCCGTTACAGCTGTCCCCCAGTGAAATCGAGCGTCTTGCCGACTCTCACAGACCTGCGGTTTCTTCACCGTCTGAGTCTTCAGAGGAGACGGAAATCTTCATAGACACGGTTCTCGTCATGCTCAGGGTGAAAGGCATGCACTGCCGTTCCTGCGTGTTCAACATTCAAGACAATATCTCAGTGATTCCTGGGGTTTCCTCGGTGGAGGTCTCTCTGGAGAAGGAGAGCGCCTCCATTTGCTACGATCCTCTTAGGCTCACAGtggctcagctgcagcaggccatCGAGGCGCTGCCTCCCGGAAACTTCAAGACTCAACCCTGGGACTCCTCTGACGCTCTCAGTCCCGTGTCCCTGTCACCACCGCCTGCCTTACCGTCGCTGCGGCCTGCAGGAGCAACCAAGCAACCCGCAGCGTCCCAGCCGTGTTTCATTCAGCCTCTGGCGTCGGTTGCTACTATTCACATCAAGGGCATGACGTGCAACTCGTGTGTCCAGTCCATCGAAGGCGTCATCTCCCAGCGAAAAGGCGTGACGTCTGCTCAGGTCTCCCTGGCTGATGAAAAGGGCTTCTTCGAGTATGATCCCCTGCTGACCACACCAGAAGAGCTGAGGGACGCCGTAGAGGACATGGGCTTTGAAGCCAGCCTGCCTG AGACCAATCCCCTGCTGCCTGCACCGGATCCCATCTTGTCCAAGTCTTCAAGCGCAGCCCTGCTCAAGGTGAAGGAGCTGGACAATGACTTTCACAAAGAGGCTGCGCAGGGACGCGGCGAAGAGACGCACTCTAAATGCTACATTCAGATTGGAGGGATGACCTGTGCCTCCTGTGTGTCCAACATCGAGCGAAACCTCAAAAACGAACCAG GTGTCCACTCTGTTCTGGTTGCACTCATGGCCAGTAAAGCAGAGGTCCGTTTTAACCCTGAAGTCATCGACCCTGTGAAGATCGCCGAGTGTGTGAAAGAGCTGGGCTTCACGGCCTCCGTGATGGAGAACTATGAAGGTTCAGATGGAAATCTGGAGCTAGTG GTCAGGGGAATGACATGTGCTTCTTGTGTGCACAAAATTGAATCCAGCCTCATGAGAGAGAAGGGGGTTATATATGCCTCGGTTGCCTTGGCAACAAACAAAGCCCACATCAAGTACGACTCTGAAATTATAGGGCCGAGAGACATCATCAAGCTGATTGAG AACCTGGGATTTGAAGCATCTTTAGTGAGGAGGGATCGCACTGCCAGTCATCTGGACCACAGCAAAGAGATTCGACA GTGGAGGAAGTCCTTCCTGATCAGCTTGGTTTTCTGCGTGCCTGTCATGGGGATGATGATCTACATGATCGTCATGGACCACCAGATGAATGTTTCCCATCATCACAACGCCACGATGGAGGACCGCAACCTTTACCACTCCACCATGTTCCTGGAGAGACAGCTGCTCAAAGGCCTGTCCATTATGAACCTGCTCTCTTTCATCTTTTGTCTGCCTGTTCAG TTTATTGGAGGTCGTCACTTCTACATTCAAGCCTACAAAGCAGTGAAGCACAAATCTGCCAACATGGACGTGCTGATAGTTTTGGCCACTTCCATCGCCTTCAGCTACTCGGTGGTCGTCCTACTAGTTGCCATGGTGGAGAAGGCACCAGTCAACCCCATCACGTTCTTCGACACGCCGCCGATGCTTTTCGTCTTCATCTCGCTGGGACGCTGGCTGGAACAGATAGCCAAG AGCAAAACCTCCGAGGCTTTGTCCAAACTGATGTCTCTACAAGCCACCGAGGCCACAGTGGTCACTCTCAGCAGTGATAACTCTATCCTCAG tgaggagcaggtggaTGTGGAGCTGGTGCAGAGGGGGGATGTGGTGAAAGTGGTTCCTGGAGGGAAGTTTCCAGTGGATGGGAGAGTGATTGAGGGACACTCCATGGCGGACGAATCTCTCATCACAG GTGAGGCCATGCCCGTGACAAAGAAGCCCGGGAGCTCGGTAATCGCCGGCTCCATTAACCAGAACGGCTCCCTGCTCGTCAGCGCGACACACGTTGGCATGGACACCACGCTGTCTCAGATCGTcaagctggtggaggaggcccAGACGTCCAAG GCTCCCATCCAGCAGTATGCAGATAAGATCAGTGGCTACTTTGTTCCCTTCATTGTTGGCATCTCTCTGCTCACACTGATAGCCTGGATCTTCATCGGGTTTTTGGACTTCTCCATTGTGCAGATGTACTTTCCT GGTTACGACAAGAGCatctccacagcagaggcggTGATTCGCTTTGCCTTCCAGGCCTCCATAACCGTATTATGCATCGCCTGTCCCTGCTCTCTTGGCTTAGCAACCCCAACAGCTGTCATGGTGGGCACAGGGGTGGGAGCCCAAAACGGCATCTTGATCAAGGGAGGAGAGCCGCTCGAGATGGCGCATAAG GTGCAGTCGGTGGTGTTCGACAAGACTGGGACCATCACCTATGGCGCTCCGAAGGTTATTCAAGTCAAGATAGTGGTGGAAGGGAATAAGATGCCTCGTTCCCGCCTGTTGGCCATCGTGGGCACAGCTGAGAACAACAGTGAGCATCCTCTGGGAGCAGCCATCACCAAGTACTGCAAGCAG GAGCTTGGTACCGAGTCTCTGGGCGCGTGCACGGACTTCCAGGCGGTGCCGGGCTGTGGCATCCGATGTCAGGTCAGCAACACGGAGACGCTGCTCAAGCAGGCAGACAGTGACAGCGAGGACAACAACCAGCGCAACAGCATCCTGGTCCAGATCAGCGACACCCGGACGTCTCCCAGCTCCCATCCGCTCATCATGGATCCACAGCCCATAA GCCTGGTGCAGACGGCCACCTACACCGTTCTTATTGGGAACAGGGAGTGGATGAGGAGGAACTGCCTGCAAATCAGGCCTGACATTGATGAAGCCATGGTGGAGCACGAGCGGAGAGGACGCACCGCTGTCCTCGTAGCTGTGGACA ACCTGCTCTGTGCAATGATCGCCATCGCGGACACAGTGAAGCCGGAGGCGGAGCTGGCCGTCCACACCTTGACCAGCATGGGCCTGGAAGTGGTGCTGATGACCGGAGACAACAGCAAGACGGCTCGAGCAATCGCTGCTCAG GTGGGCATCAGGAAGGTGTTTGCTGAAGTGCTGCCGTCCCACAAGGTGGCCAAAgtggagcagcttcagcaggcTGGGAAGCGGGTGGCCATGGTGGGGGACGGCGTCAACGACTCGCCCGCTCTGGCCATGGCCGACGTGGGCATCGCCATAGGAACCGGGACGGATGTGGCGATAGAGGCGGCAGATGTGGTGTTGATCAGG AACGACCTGCTGGACGTGGTGGGAAGTATCGACTTGTCTAAAAAGACAGTCAAGAGGATTAGGATCAACTTCGTCTTTGCTCTTATCTATAACCTGGTTGGAATTCCCATTGCAGCAG GTGTGTTCCTCCCCGTCGGGCTGGTCCTGCAGCCCTGGATGGGCTCGGCCGCCATGGCGCTCTCATCCGTCTCTGTGGTTTTGTCCTCGCTTCTTCTCAAATG TTACTCTAAACCCACCGCCGAAAAGCTGGAGGCCAGACTGGGCGGCGGCAGGCGCCAGGGCAGCCTGTCCGACGTCAGCGTGCACATCGGCATGGGCGAGGCGCGGCGCCCCTCCCCCAAGCTCAGCCTGCTGGACCGCATCGTCAACTACAGCCGGGCCTCCATCAACTCCCTGCGCTCCGACAAGCACTCGCTCAACAGCCTGGCGCTCAGCGAGCCCGACAAGCACTCGCTGCTGGTGGGGGAGGCGCTGTGCGAGGAGGAGTTCTGCTGA
- the atp5po gene encoding ATP synthase peripheral stalk subunit OSCP, mitochondrial isoform X1 encodes MAAHMLGQQVRQFSTSVIRPVSKLVKPPIQVYGVEGRYATALFSAASKQNKLDQVEKELGNVSSLIKDPKMSGILLNPHVKRSIKQKAFTDALTKAKASAITINLINVLADNGRLSLTPDVITAFGKMMSAHRGEVLCSVTTAQPLDEANLSDLKVALKGFLQKGETIQLETKTDPAILGGMIVSIGDKYVDMSTKTKIQKLTKLIRES; translated from the exons ATGGCAGCACACATGCTAGGACAGCAG gtcCGCCAGTTCAGCACGTCTGTCATCAGACCTGTCTCAAAATTGGTCAAG cCTCCCATCCAGGTGTACGGAGTGGAGGGTCGCTATGCCACTGCTCTGTTCTCAGCTGCCAGCAAGCAGAACAAGCTGGACCAAGTGGAGAAGGAGTTGGGAAACGTTTCT TCACTGATCAAGGACCCCAAAATGTCTGGCATCCTGTTGAATCCTCACGTGAAGCGCAGCATCAAGCAGAAGGCCTTCACCGATGCTCTTACAAAGGCTAAGGCTTCAGCCATCACCATCAACCTCATCA ACGTTTTGGCTGACAATGGTCGTCTCTCTCTAACTCCCGATGTGATCACTGCTTTTGGGAAGATGATGAGCGCCCACCGTGGAGAGGTGCTCTGCTCTGTCACTACTGCTCAG CCTCTGGATGAAGCAAATCTTTCTGACCTGAAAGTGGCTCTGAAGGGCTTTCTTCAGAAAGGTGAAACTATCCAGCTGGAAACAAAG aCCGATCCTGCAATCCTGGGAGGCATGATTGTCAGTATTGGTGACAAGTATGTGGACATGTCCACCAAAACAAAGATCCAGAAGCTGACCAAGCTCATCAGGGAGTCTTAA
- the atp5po gene encoding ATP synthase peripheral stalk subunit OSCP, mitochondrial isoform X2, producing the protein MAAHMLGQQVRQFSTSVIRPVSKLVKPPIQVYGVEGRYATALFSAASKQNKLDQVEKELGNVSVMIKDPKMSGILLNPHVKRSIKQKAFTDALTKAKASAITINLINVLADNGRLSLTPDVITAFGKMMSAHRGEVLCSVTTAQPLDEANLSDLKVALKGFLQKGETIQLETKTDPAILGGMIVSIGDKYVDMSTKTKIQKLTKLIRES; encoded by the exons ATGGCAGCACACATGCTAGGACAGCAG gtcCGCCAGTTCAGCACGTCTGTCATCAGACCTGTCTCAAAATTGGTCAAG cCTCCCATCCAGGTGTACGGAGTGGAGGGTCGCTATGCCACTGCTCTGTTCTCAGCTGCCAGCAAGCAGAACAAGCTGGACCAAGTGGAGAAGGAGTTGGGAAACGTTTCTGTAA TGATCAAGGACCCCAAAATGTCTGGCATCCTGTTGAATCCTCACGTGAAGCGCAGCATCAAGCAGAAGGCCTTCACCGATGCTCTTACAAAGGCTAAGGCTTCAGCCATCACCATCAACCTCATCA ACGTTTTGGCTGACAATGGTCGTCTCTCTCTAACTCCCGATGTGATCACTGCTTTTGGGAAGATGATGAGCGCCCACCGTGGAGAGGTGCTCTGCTCTGTCACTACTGCTCAG CCTCTGGATGAAGCAAATCTTTCTGACCTGAAAGTGGCTCTGAAGGGCTTTCTTCAGAAAGGTGAAACTATCCAGCTGGAAACAAAG aCCGATCCTGCAATCCTGGGAGGCATGATTGTCAGTATTGGTGACAAGTATGTGGACATGTCCACCAAAACAAAGATCCAGAAGCTGACCAAGCTCATCAGGGAGTCTTAA
- the fbxl3l gene encoding F-box/LRR-repeat protein 3 has product MKRGRTGLSTKCPTFPLHEERAKRKKRAASSYVFASEHDWGSLPHHIVLQIFQHLSLVDRARVSSVCRRWNDVFHTPDLWRRFEFELNQPATSYLRSTHPDLIQQIIKKHAQHLQYVSFKVDSCTESAEAACDILSQLVNCTIKTLGLISTARPSFMDVSQSHFVSALTVVFVNSKSLSSIKIDDTPVDDPSLKVLVANNSDTLKLLKMSSCPHVSPAGILCVADQCHGLRELALNYHLLSDELLLALSSEKHVHLEHLRIDVVSENPGQTHFHTIKRSSWEALVRHSPKVNIVMYFFLYEEEFEPFFREETPVTHLYFGRAVSKEMLGRIGLNCPRLVELVVCANGLEPLDEELIRIAERCKSLTAIGLGECEVTCSGFVEFVKMCGGRLTQLSIMEEVLIPDSSYNMEQIHSEVSKHLGRMWFPDMMPTW; this is encoded by the exons ATGAAACGAGGAAGAACAGGTCTTTCCACTAAGTGCCCCACCTTTCCACTACACGAGGAGCGGGCCAAGAGGAAGAAGCGTGCGGCTTCCAGCTATGTGTTTGCCTCCGAGCACGACTGGGGGAGCCTTCCGCACCACATCGTCCTGCAGATCTTCCAGCATCTGTCCCTGGTGGACCGGGCCCGGGTCTCCTCCGTGTGCCGCCGCTGGAACGACGtgtttcacacccctgacctgtggcggaggtttGAGTTCGAGCTCAACCAGCCGGCCACGTCCTACCTGCGCTCCACCCACCCTGACCTCATTCAGCAGATCATCAAGAAGCATGCCCAGCACCTGCAGTATGTCAGCTTCAAA GTGGACAGTTGCACAGAATCTGCAGAGGCAGCCTGCGACATTCTCTCCCAGCTGGTCAACTGCACCATTAAGACCCTGGGGCTGATCTCGACAGCTCGGCCCAGCTTCATGGACGTGTCTCAG TCCCACTTTGTGTCCGCGCTGACAGTGGTGTTTGTGAACTCCAAGTCCCTGTCCTCCATCAAGATTGACGACACCCCGGTGGACGATCCGTCCCTTAAGGTCCTGGTTGCCAACAACAGTGACACCCTTAAGTTGCTTAAGATGAGCAGCTGTCCTCACGTCTCACCAGCTG GTATTTTGTGCGTGGCAGACCAGTGCCACGGCCTCAGGGAGCTGGCGTTGAACTACCACCTCCTCAGCGACGAGCTCCTGCTCGCTTTGTCGTCAGAGAAACACGTCCACCTGGAGCACCTGCGCATCGACGTGGTGAGCGAGAACCCGGGCCAGACGCACTTCCACACCATCAAGAGGAGCAGCTGGGAGGCGCTGGTCCGACACTCGCCCAAGGTCAACATCGTCATGTACTTCTTCCTCTACGAGGAGGAGTTCGAGCCCTTCTTCCGCGAGGAGACCCCAGTCACACACCTGTACTTTGGGCGGGCGGTGAGCAAAGAGATGCTGGGACGCATCGGGCTGAACTGCCCCcgcctggtggagctggtggtgtgCGCCAACGGCCTGGAGCCCCTGGACGAGGAGCTGATCCGGATCGCGGAGCGCTGCAAGAGCCTGACGGCCATCGGCCTGGGCGAGTGCGAGGTGACCTGCAGCGGCTTCGTGGAGTTTGTGAAGATGTGCGGGGGCAGGCTGACTCAGCTCTCCATCATGGAGGAGGTGCTGATCCCAGACAGCAGCTACAACATGGAGCAGATCCACAGCGAGGTGTCGAAGCACCTCGGCCGCATGTGGTTCCCCGACATGATGCCCACCTGGTAG